One genomic segment of Pseudomonas sp. p1(2021b) includes these proteins:
- a CDS encoding S9 family peptidase, which translates to MPNKPQPPVARRDNAADPYAWLQQRDTPEVLAYLQAENAYQQACLADQAPLREQLFEEIKARILETDLSLPSPWGPYLYYTRTTAGDEYPRHYRCPRPADDSNTVDQSQEQLLLDPNALANGGFLSLGAFNVSPDHRLLAYSLDTSGDEVYTLYVKDLASGTVTALPFDDCDGSLTWANDSQTLFFAELDDTHRPWRLRRHTLGSREAQTVFEEPDGRFFLHCYRASSERQLVLLLNSKTTSEAWVLDAATPNAAFTCLAPRVEGHEYFPDHGQLDGQWRWFIRSNQDGINFALFQAPAEQVPSREQWQVLVPHSDQVMLEGLSLNASALTLSLREGGLPIIEVRPQGLAPYRVELPDAAYSLYVQDSLEFASTRVRLRYEALNRPAQVRQLDLATGEQVVLKQTPVLGEFDADDYVSERLWAVAKDGTRVPISLVRRRDDLGQCVPLYLYGYGAYGESLDPWFSHARLSLLQRGVAFAIAHVRGGGELGEAWYRAGKQAHKQNSFDDFIACAEHLIAEGVTTRERLAISGGSAGGLLMGAVLNQRPELFRCAIAEVPFVDVLNTMLDPDLPLTITEYDEWGNPEEPEVYQRIKAYAPYENVKAQAYPAMLVVAGYNDSRVQYWEAAKWVARLRTCKTDDNLLLLKTEMGAGHGGMSGRYQGLRDVALEYAFVLGELGV; encoded by the coding sequence ATGCCCAACAAGCCCCAGCCGCCCGTCGCCCGTAGAGACAACGCCGCCGACCCCTACGCTTGGCTGCAGCAGCGAGACACGCCCGAGGTACTCGCCTACCTGCAGGCCGAGAACGCCTACCAGCAAGCCTGCCTGGCCGACCAGGCGCCCCTGCGCGAACAGCTGTTCGAGGAAATCAAGGCGCGCATCCTCGAAACCGACCTATCGTTGCCCTCCCCCTGGGGGCCATACCTGTACTACACCCGCACTACGGCCGGCGACGAATACCCGCGTCACTACCGCTGCCCACGCCCAGCCGATGACTCCAATACCGTCGACCAAAGCCAGGAACAACTGCTGCTCGACCCCAACGCCCTGGCCAATGGCGGCTTCCTGTCCCTGGGCGCCTTCAACGTCAGCCCCGACCACCGCCTGCTGGCCTACAGCCTCGACACCAGCGGCGACGAGGTCTACACCTTGTACGTGAAGGACCTGGCCAGCGGCACGGTCACCGCCCTGCCCTTCGACGACTGCGACGGCAGCCTGACCTGGGCCAACGACAGCCAGACGCTGTTCTTCGCCGAACTGGACGACACCCACCGCCCTTGGCGCCTGCGCCGCCATACCCTGGGCAGCCGCGAGGCCCAGACCGTGTTCGAAGAACCCGACGGGCGCTTCTTCCTGCATTGCTACCGGGCCAGCTCCGAGCGCCAACTGGTGCTGCTGCTCAACAGCAAGACCACCAGCGAAGCCTGGGTACTCGATGCCGCGACCCCGAATGCGGCTTTCACCTGCCTGGCACCACGGGTCGAGGGCCACGAGTACTTCCCTGACCACGGCCAGCTCGACGGCCAGTGGCGATGGTTCATCCGCAGCAACCAGGACGGCATCAACTTCGCCCTGTTCCAAGCCCCGGCCGAGCAAGTGCCCAGCCGCGAGCAATGGCAGGTGCTGGTACCGCACAGCGACCAGGTCATGCTCGAAGGCCTGAGCCTGAATGCCAGCGCCCTGACCCTGAGCCTGCGCGAAGGCGGCCTGCCGATCATCGAAGTGCGGCCCCAGGGCCTGGCGCCCTACCGTGTCGAACTGCCGGATGCCGCCTACAGCCTGTATGTGCAGGACAGCCTGGAGTTCGCCAGCACCCGTGTGCGGCTGCGCTATGAAGCGCTCAACCGACCGGCCCAGGTGCGCCAGTTGGACTTGGCCACCGGCGAGCAGGTTGTGCTCAAGCAGACCCCGGTACTGGGCGAGTTCGATGCCGACGACTACGTCAGCGAACGCCTATGGGCCGTGGCCAAGGACGGCACCCGCGTCCCCATCAGCCTGGTGCGTCGGCGCGACGACCTGGGCCAGTGCGTACCGCTGTACCTCTACGGTTATGGTGCCTACGGCGAGAGCCTCGACCCGTGGTTCTCCCACGCCCGCCTGAGCCTGTTGCAACGCGGCGTGGCCTTCGCCATCGCCCATGTGCGCGGTGGCGGCGAGCTGGGCGAAGCCTGGTACCGGGCGGGCAAGCAGGCGCACAAGCAGAACAGTTTCGACGACTTCATCGCCTGCGCCGAACACCTGATCGCCGAGGGCGTGACCACCCGCGAACGCCTGGCCATCAGCGGCGGCAGCGCTGGTGGCCTGCTGATGGGCGCGGTACTCAACCAGCGCCCGGAGCTGTTCCGCTGCGCCATCGCCGAGGTGCCGTTCGTCGATGTGCTCAATACCATGCTCGACCCGGACCTGCCGCTGACCATCACCGAGTACGACGAATGGGGCAACCCCGAGGAGCCGGAGGTCTACCAGCGGATCAAGGCCTACGCCCCCTACGAGAACGTCAAGGCCCAGGCCTACCCGGCCATGCTGGTGGTCGCCGGCTACAACGACAGCCGCGTGCAGTATTGGGAAGCGGCCAAATGGGTGGCGCGACTGCGTACCTGCAAGACCGATGACAACCTGCTGCTGCTCAAGACCGAGATGGGCGCCGGGCACGGCGGCATGAGCGGGCGATACCAGGGGCTACGCGATGTGGCGTTGGAATATGCGTTCGTGCTTGGGGAGCTGGGGGTGTGA
- a CDS encoding YajD family HNH nuclease produces MSSASTSAATARLERILADAKRDKEMGYRDKALKMYPHVCGRCAREFSGKRLSELTVHHRDHNHDNNPQDGSNWELLCLYCHDNEHSRYTDQQYFSEGSTSTPSIAKATHNPFAGLASLLKKD; encoded by the coding sequence ATGAGTTCGGCCTCCACCTCCGCCGCCACCGCCCGTCTCGAGCGCATCCTTGCCGACGCCAAGCGCGACAAGGAAATGGGCTACCGCGACAAGGCCCTGAAGATGTACCCGCATGTCTGCGGTCGCTGTGCCCGCGAGTTCTCCGGCAAGCGCCTGTCGGAGCTGACCGTGCACCACCGCGACCACAACCACGACAACAACCCCCAGGACGGCTCGAACTGGGAACTGCTGTGCCTGTACTGCCACGACAACGAGCATTCGCGCTACACCGACCAGCAGTACTTCAGTGAAGGGTCCACCAGCACGCCGAGCATCGCCAAGGCCACCCACAACCCGTTTGCCGGGTTGGCGAGCCTGCTCAAGAAGGACTGA
- a CDS encoding RNA methyltransferase, whose protein sequence is MANKRYSCIGLFNPKSAENVGSVMRAAGCYGVNSVFYTGKRYERARDFVTDTKRVHYDIPLIGIDDLQRIIPLGCTPVAVELVEGARPLPEYTHPDRALYIFGPEDGSLDASVRAWCEETIYIPTEGCMNLAATVNVVLYDRMAKGLNTRSGPKFK, encoded by the coding sequence GTGGCAAACAAACGGTACAGCTGCATCGGCCTGTTCAACCCCAAGTCCGCCGAGAACGTAGGTTCGGTGATGCGTGCGGCGGGTTGCTATGGCGTCAACTCGGTGTTCTACACCGGCAAGCGCTATGAGCGCGCCCGCGACTTCGTCACCGACACCAAGCGCGTGCACTACGACATCCCGCTGATCGGCATCGACGACCTGCAGCGCATCATCCCCTTGGGGTGCACCCCGGTGGCCGTGGAGCTGGTCGAAGGTGCCCGCCCGCTTCCCGAATACACCCACCCTGACCGCGCCCTCTATATCTTCGGCCCCGAAGACGGCAGCCTCGACGCGAGCGTGCGCGCCTGGTGCGAAGAGACCATCTACATCCCCACCGAGGGCTGCATGAACCTGGCGGCGACCGTCAATGTGGTGCTGTACGACCGCATGGCCAAGGGGCTCAATACCCGTTCGGGGCCCAAATTCAAATAA
- a CDS encoding DUF2892 domain-containing protein: MRDTPLLVHTRNVHGWERASSLAGGALMISKGLRHGGLVGLLQIVVGGMALARGVSGHCSTKAWWQRHRADYLRLRGDIERGAAELKALKASAEAATQGVTVTGVETKAKG; the protein is encoded by the coding sequence ATGCGAGATACCCCTTTGCTTGTGCACACACGCAACGTCCACGGCTGGGAGCGCGCCAGCTCCCTGGCCGGTGGCGCCTTGATGATCAGCAAGGGCCTGCGCCACGGCGGCCTGGTCGGCCTGCTGCAGATCGTGGTGGGTGGCATGGCCCTGGCCCGGGGCGTCAGTGGGCACTGCTCGACCAAGGCCTGGTGGCAGCGACACCGGGCCGATTACCTGCGACTTCGCGGGGACATCGAACGCGGCGCTGCAGAGCTCAAGGCGCTCAAGGCCAGCGCCGAGGCGGCGACACAGGGCGTGACGGTGACCGGGGTCGAGACTAAGGCCAAGGGCTGA
- a CDS encoding YcgN family cysteine cluster protein, giving the protein MIADNAPFWRRKTLEQLDLQEWESLCDGCGLCCLQKLEDEDDNSVYYTRIACKLLDLTTCQCSDYPNRFAQVPDCIQLTPGKADQFKWLPSTCGYRLVSEGKDLPAWHHLVCGDRTQVHEQRISQSGRMLSEHDVDEDDWEDHLIFRAS; this is encoded by the coding sequence ATGATCGCCGACAACGCGCCCTTCTGGCGGCGCAAGACCCTTGAACAGCTCGACCTGCAGGAGTGGGAGTCGCTCTGCGATGGCTGCGGGCTGTGCTGTCTGCAGAAGCTCGAGGACGAGGACGACAACAGCGTCTACTACACGCGTATCGCCTGCAAGCTGCTGGACCTGACCACCTGCCAGTGCAGCGACTACCCCAACCGCTTCGCCCAGGTGCCCGACTGCATCCAGCTCACCCCCGGCAAGGCCGACCAGTTCAAATGGCTGCCGAGCACCTGCGGCTATCGCCTGGTCAGCGAAGGCAAGGACCTGCCAGCCTGGCACCACCTGGTATGCGGCGACCGCACGCAGGTGCACGAACAACGTATCTCCCAGTCCGGGCGCATGCTCAGCGAGCATGATGTCGACGAAGACGACTGGGAGGATCACCTGATCTTCCGCGCGAGCTGA
- a CDS encoding nitroreductase family protein, with protein MSANPRIADYAINEQFINRWSPRAFTAEGICEETLLSFLEAARWAPSAFNSQPWRFLYARRDTANWERYLGILNEANRSWAQHASALVLVMSKTTFAAPGASEERPALWHTFDTGSAWGHMALQASISGWHTHGMAGFDQDLARQELKIPEGYVLHAMVAIGKLGDKASLAEALQAREMPSPRRPLSELAAEGDFSL; from the coding sequence ATGAGCGCCAACCCACGCATCGCCGACTATGCGATCAACGAGCAATTCATCAACCGCTGGTCGCCACGGGCCTTCACCGCCGAGGGCATCTGCGAGGAAACGCTGTTGAGCTTCCTCGAAGCCGCCCGCTGGGCGCCGTCGGCCTTCAACTCGCAACCCTGGCGGTTCCTCTACGCGCGCCGCGACACGGCGAACTGGGAGCGCTACCTGGGCATCCTCAACGAAGCCAACCGCAGCTGGGCGCAGCATGCCTCGGCCCTGGTACTGGTGATGTCCAAGACCACCTTCGCCGCCCCCGGTGCCAGCGAGGAAAGACCAGCGCTGTGGCACACCTTCGACACCGGCTCAGCCTGGGGGCACATGGCGTTGCAGGCCAGCATCAGCGGCTGGCACACCCATGGCATGGCCGGCTTCGACCAGGACCTGGCACGCCAGGAGTTGAAGATTCCCGAAGGCTACGTGCTGCATGCCATGGTCGCGATCGGCAAGCTGGGCGACAAGGCCAGCCTGGCCGAGGCCCTGCAGGCCCGCGAAATGCCAAGCCCACGCCGGCCGTTGAGCGAGTTGGCGGCCGAGGGTGATTTCAGCCTGTAA
- a CDS encoding D-2-hydroxyacid dehydrogenase, whose translation MRVLIAEQDHANYARLLGEAAPTLEIVTSNDSAELARQAAGCPVWLGQPDLLASLLRQGHRPEWIQSTWAGITPLLAEGLPRDYRLTRAVGIFGQVMAEYMLTYMLIHERDVLARLVSQVERRWDDRPGRSLEGRRVLVVGTGDIGQRVAEFLVPFGAILHGVASQAREQAPFVEVAGLEELPRMVEQADYVLNLLPDTPATHDLYDAALFKRFKPSALFINAGRGVAVVDADLVHALKEGHLAGAVIDVCRQEPLPRQHPFWTAWGLLLTGHSSAPTSPAAMVRLFVENVQAYQAGQGLRGEVDFQRGY comes from the coding sequence ATGCGCGTTCTGATCGCTGAACAGGATCATGCCAACTATGCCCGCCTGCTCGGCGAGGCGGCGCCGACGCTGGAAATCGTCACCAGCAATGATTCCGCCGAGCTTGCGCGCCAGGCCGCCGGTTGCCCGGTGTGGCTGGGCCAGCCGGACCTGCTGGCCAGCCTCCTGCGCCAGGGCCATCGCCCCGAGTGGATACAGTCCACCTGGGCCGGCATCACCCCGCTGCTGGCCGAAGGGCTGCCACGTGACTATCGCCTGACCCGTGCCGTGGGCATCTTCGGCCAGGTAATGGCCGAATACATGCTCACCTACATGCTGATTCACGAGCGCGATGTGCTGGCGCGCCTGGTCAGCCAGGTGGAGCGGCGCTGGGATGACCGTCCGGGGCGTAGCCTGGAGGGGCGTCGGGTGCTGGTGGTCGGCACGGGGGATATCGGCCAGCGGGTCGCCGAGTTCCTGGTGCCGTTCGGGGCGATCCTTCACGGTGTCGCCAGCCAGGCGCGGGAACAGGCGCCGTTCGTCGAGGTGGCTGGGCTCGAAGAGCTGCCTCGCATGGTGGAGCAGGCCGACTACGTGCTCAACCTGCTGCCGGACACCCCGGCCACCCACGACCTGTACGATGCGGCGCTGTTCAAGCGCTTCAAGCCCAGCGCACTGTTCATCAATGCCGGGCGCGGCGTGGCGGTGGTCGACGCCGACCTGGTGCACGCCTTGAAGGAAGGCCACCTGGCCGGGGCAGTGATCGATGTCTGTCGCCAGGAGCCGTTGCCCCGGCAGCACCCGTTCTGGACCGCCTGGGGCTTGCTGCTGACTGGGCATAGCTCGGCGCCCACTTCGCCGGCGGCAATGGTGCGGTTGTTCGTCGAGAATGTGCAGGCGTACCAGGCGGGGCAGGGGTTGCGCGGGGAAGTGGACTTTCAGCGCGGATATTGA
- a CDS encoding YcgL domain-containing protein, with the protein MKRICSIYKSPRKNEMYLYVLKAEGLARVPEALLPFFGTPVHAFDLVLTPERKLAREDIAKVLENLDNQGYHLQMPPPEDDYIEHLPEELLRRNDPA; encoded by the coding sequence ATGAAACGTATCTGCTCGATCTACAAGAGCCCCCGCAAGAACGAAATGTACCTCTACGTGCTCAAGGCCGAGGGCCTGGCGCGCGTTCCCGAAGCTCTGCTGCCGTTCTTCGGCACTCCCGTGCATGCCTTCGACCTGGTGCTGACCCCCGAGCGCAAGCTGGCCCGGGAGGATATCGCCAAGGTGCTGGAGAACCTCGACAACCAGGGCTACCACCTGCAGATGCCGCCGCCCGAGGACGACTACATCGAGCACTTGCCCGAAGAGCTGCTGCGCCGCAACGACCCGGCCTGA
- the rnd gene encoding ribonuclease D, producing the protein MAIEIHWIRDDQTLAEHCRGWRELPFVALDTEFMRVDTFYPKAGLIQVGEGNRAYLIDPLLIRDWQPLAELLDDQGVVKVLHACSEDLEVLLRLTGKLPQPLFDTQLAAGYLNIGFSMGYSRLVQDVLGLELPKGETRSDWLQRPLSDTQVSYAAEDAVHLAELFSALRPRLSDDKYAWVLEDGAELVAQLRREVEPETLYREVKLAWKLNPQQLAVLRELCAWREREARSRDLPRNRVLREHSLWPMAKSQPDNLSALAKIDDMHPRTIRQDGQFLLDLIKRAASLPAEQWPQALPEPLPIEASGMLKRLRAVGQAEGERLGIAPELMLRKKTLEALLKSGFPNGPYQLPDSLRGWRRERMGQALLDNLAGAGEP; encoded by the coding sequence GTGGCCATCGAAATACACTGGATACGTGACGACCAGACCCTGGCCGAACACTGCCGGGGCTGGCGCGAACTGCCCTTCGTAGCGCTCGACACCGAATTCATGCGGGTCGACACCTTCTACCCCAAGGCCGGCCTGATCCAGGTCGGTGAAGGCAACCGGGCGTACCTGATCGACCCGTTGCTGATCCGCGATTGGCAGCCGCTGGCCGAGCTGCTCGACGACCAGGGCGTGGTCAAGGTGCTGCATGCCTGCAGCGAAGACCTGGAAGTGCTTCTGCGCCTGACCGGCAAGCTGCCGCAACCGCTGTTCGACACCCAGCTGGCCGCCGGCTACCTGAACATCGGTTTCTCCATGGGCTATTCGCGCCTGGTGCAGGACGTGCTGGGCCTGGAGCTGCCCAAGGGCGAGACCCGTTCGGACTGGCTGCAGCGCCCGCTGTCGGATACCCAGGTCAGCTATGCCGCCGAAGACGCCGTACACCTGGCCGAGTTGTTCAGTGCCCTGCGCCCGCGCCTGTCCGACGACAAGTACGCCTGGGTGCTGGAAGATGGCGCCGAGCTGGTCGCCCAGCTGCGCCGCGAGGTAGAACCCGAGACCCTGTACCGCGAAGTCAAGCTCGCCTGGAAGCTGAACCCACAGCAACTGGCGGTGCTGCGCGAGCTGTGCGCCTGGCGCGAGCGCGAGGCGCGCAGCCGCGACCTGCCGCGCAATCGGGTATTGCGCGAGCATTCGTTGTGGCCCATGGCCAAGAGCCAGCCGGACAACCTCTCGGCCCTGGCCAAGATCGACGACATGCACCCGCGCACTATCCGCCAGGACGGCCAGTTCCTCCTCGACCTGATCAAGCGCGCCGCGAGCCTGCCGGCCGAGCAGTGGCCGCAGGCCTTGCCCGAGCCGTTGCCGATCGAAGCCTCGGGCATGCTCAAGCGCCTGCGCGCGGTCGGCCAGGCCGAAGGCGAGCGCCTGGGCATCGCACCGGAGCTGATGCTGCGCAAGAAAACCCTCGAAGCCCTGCTCAAGAGCGGCTTCCCCAATGGCCCCTACCAACTGCCCGATTCGCTGCGCGGCTGGCGCCGTGAGCGGATGGGCCAGGCCCTGCTGGACAACCTGGCAGGCGCCGGAGAACCCTGA
- a CDS encoding phosphoethanolamine transferase: MPNFKTLRAEWVTLLASLYLLIGFNTALWEHLQAVVPPGMVGLWLLLAFAVLIFFAFNLILTLVAFKYVLKPVLILLFMSGAGVAYFMNQYGVLVDTGMFRNIAETNVTEVRDLLSLKFALYVILLGILPSLLVWKAPIAYRPWHRELFGKLVVSGACVAALGSVALVNYQGLASLFRNHHEIRLMLTPSNIVGASFGYVGERLGSAARPFQHYGEDAKRDSAAWQRHARKSLTVLVVGESARAQNFGVLGYGRDTTPNLGKEQGLLAFSDVYSCGTETAVSVPCMFSGMPRKDYDARIAKNREGLLDILQRTGLSVQWRDNQSGCKGTCDRVQFVDVSNLKDPKLCADGECRDEILLQGLGELLDNLDHDTVLVLHQMGSHGPDYYKRYPASAQRFTPVCQSNALNQCDEQSIVNSYDNTLVYTDQVLASLIDLLRSRQDKVDTAMIYLSDHGESLGEYNLYLHGTPYMLAPEQQRHVPLLMWFSDSYRQDFSLDSDCLGRLRDAPLSQDNLFHSMLGLLQVRTEVYQQSMDMFASCRPWMTADR, translated from the coding sequence ATGCCGAACTTCAAAACCCTGCGGGCCGAATGGGTCACGTTGCTGGCCAGTCTTTACCTGTTGATCGGTTTCAACACCGCGCTTTGGGAGCATCTTCAGGCCGTGGTTCCGCCCGGCATGGTGGGGCTGTGGCTGCTGTTGGCATTCGCCGTGCTGATATTTTTCGCGTTCAATCTCATCCTCACCTTGGTGGCGTTCAAGTACGTACTCAAGCCGGTGCTGATCCTGTTGTTCATGAGTGGTGCAGGCGTCGCCTACTTCATGAACCAATATGGTGTACTGGTCGACACCGGCATGTTTCGTAATATCGCCGAAACCAATGTCACGGAAGTACGTGACCTGCTTTCCCTGAAGTTCGCCCTGTATGTGATCCTGCTCGGCATACTGCCTTCGTTGTTGGTGTGGAAGGCCCCCATCGCCTATCGCCCCTGGCACCGCGAGCTGTTCGGCAAGCTGGTGGTCAGCGGCGCGTGCGTCGCAGCCCTGGGCTCGGTGGCACTGGTCAATTACCAAGGCTTGGCTTCACTGTTTCGCAACCACCACGAGATCCGCCTGATGCTCACCCCGAGCAACATCGTCGGGGCCTCGTTCGGCTATGTCGGTGAACGCCTGGGCAGCGCCGCCCGTCCCTTCCAGCACTACGGAGAGGACGCCAAGCGCGACAGCGCCGCCTGGCAACGCCATGCGCGCAAGTCGCTGACCGTGCTGGTGGTGGGCGAGAGCGCCCGGGCGCAGAACTTCGGCGTACTGGGCTACGGCCGTGACACCACCCCGAACCTGGGCAAGGAGCAGGGCCTGCTGGCGTTCTCCGATGTGTATTCCTGCGGCACCGAGACGGCCGTGTCGGTGCCGTGCATGTTCTCCGGCATGCCGCGCAAGGACTACGACGCCCGCATCGCCAAGAACCGCGAGGGGCTTCTGGACATCCTCCAGCGTACCGGCCTCAGCGTGCAGTGGCGCGACAACCAGTCCGGCTGCAAAGGCACCTGCGACCGGGTGCAGTTCGTCGACGTCAGCAACCTCAAGGACCCGAAACTGTGCGCTGACGGCGAGTGTCGCGACGAGATCCTCCTGCAGGGCCTGGGCGAGTTGCTCGACAACCTCGACCACGACACCGTGCTGGTGCTGCACCAGATGGGCAGCCACGGCCCCGACTACTACAAGCGCTACCCGGCCAGCGCCCAGCGCTTCACTCCGGTATGCCAGAGCAATGCCCTGAACCAGTGCGACGAGCAATCGATCGTCAACAGTTACGACAATACCTTGGTTTACACCGACCAGGTGCTGGCTTCGCTGATCGACCTGCTGCGCAGCCGCCAGGACAAGGTCGACACGGCGATGATCTACCTTTCCGACCACGGCGAATCCCTGGGCGAATACAACCTCTACCTGCACGGCACGCCCTATATGCTGGCCCCGGAACAGCAGCGTCACGTGCCCTTGTTGATGTGGTTCTCCGACAGCTACCGGCAGGACTTCTCGCTCGACAGCGACTGCCTGGGCCGCCTGCGCGACGCACCGTTGAGCCAGGACAACCTGTTCCATTCGATGCTCGGCCTGTTGCAGGTGCGCACCGAGGTCTACCAGCAATCGATGGACATGTTCGCCAGCTGTCGCCCCTGGATGACCGCTGACCGTTGA
- a CDS encoding YdcH family protein: protein MPVPHDLLADLHISADDFQALIDKDQTLHQLHKEYNAKDKEVVAAEGNGTADDAVNRLRKERLLLKDKIERIVHPAR, encoded by the coding sequence ATGCCAGTCCCGCATGATCTGCTCGCTGACCTGCACATTTCCGCTGACGATTTCCAGGCGCTGATCGACAAGGACCAGACGCTCCATCAACTGCACAAGGAGTACAACGCCAAGGACAAGGAGGTGGTGGCCGCCGAAGGTAACGGCACTGCCGACGATGCGGTGAACCGCCTGCGCAAGGAGCGCTTGTTGCTCAAGGACAAGATCGAACGGATCGTTCATCCGGCAAGGTGA
- a CDS encoding trans-sulfuration enzyme family protein: MDPTMSEKPRNFATRTIHAGEQSSVADNAIFPAIVTTSSFIKRGLDDNPEYAYSRVSNPTRHAYETCVAALEEGAGAVATASGVGATATVLELLSKDAHVVVMNGVYGGTFRLMEDYRSRTSGLSTTYVDLNDLDAVAAAIRPETQLIWIESPTNPLLHLVDIEAVCKLARERGILTCIDNTFCSPWNQRPITLGVDLVMHSASKYIGGHSDLIGGVVVAANDELLKRLRRISMAVGAIQGPFDCYLALRGLKTLDVRMERQCANALHVARFLEGHPQVEQVYYPELESHPQHALCKRQMRTGGAVVAMKIKGDRAAVNRLVEALSIFVLADSLGGVESMINHSWSMSHNSLSPEQKGQMGISENLLRLSVGIEDYRDLIEDLDTALKASAES; encoded by the coding sequence ATGGACCCGACCATGTCCGAAAAGCCGCGCAATTTCGCCACCCGCACCATCCACGCCGGCGAGCAGTCCAGCGTCGCCGACAATGCCATCTTCCCGGCCATCGTCACCACCAGCTCGTTCATCAAGCGCGGCCTGGACGACAACCCCGAATACGCCTACAGCCGGGTCAGCAACCCGACCCGGCATGCCTACGAAACCTGTGTCGCCGCCCTCGAGGAAGGCGCAGGTGCAGTGGCCACCGCCTCGGGCGTGGGGGCCACAGCCACTGTGCTCGAGCTGTTGTCCAAGGATGCCCATGTGGTGGTGATGAACGGGGTCTACGGCGGCACCTTCCGCCTGATGGAAGACTACCGCAGCCGTACCTCGGGCTTGAGTACCACCTATGTCGACCTCAATGACCTGGATGCCGTGGCTGCGGCCATCCGCCCCGAGACCCAGCTGATCTGGATCGAGTCGCCGACCAACCCATTGCTGCACTTGGTGGACATCGAGGCGGTCTGCAAGCTGGCCCGCGAGCGCGGCATCCTCACCTGCATCGACAACACCTTCTGCTCGCCCTGGAACCAGCGGCCGATCACCCTCGGTGTGGACCTGGTGATGCATTCGGCGAGCAAGTACATCGGTGGCCACTCCGACCTGATCGGCGGCGTGGTGGTCGCCGCCAACGACGAGCTGCTCAAGCGCCTGCGACGGATCAGCATGGCCGTTGGTGCGATCCAGGGGCCGTTCGACTGTTACCTGGCCCTGCGCGGGCTCAAGACCCTGGACGTGCGTATGGAACGCCAATGCGCCAATGCCCTGCACGTGGCGCGCTTCCTCGAGGGGCATCCGCAGGTCGAGCAGGTGTACTACCCGGAACTTGAAAGCCACCCGCAGCATGCGCTGTGCAAGCGCCAGATGCGCACCGGCGGGGCGGTGGTGGCGATGAAGATCAAGGGTGACCGGGCCGCGGTCAACCGCCTGGTGGAAGCGTTGTCGATCTTCGTGCTGGCCGACTCGCTGGGCGGGGTGGAGAGCATGATCAACCATTCCTGGAGCATGTCGCACAATTCCCTGAGCCCAGAGCAGAAGGGGCAGATGGGCATCAGCGAGAACCTGCTGCGCCTGTCGGTCGGGATCGAGGACTACCGCGACCTGATCGAGGATCTGGACACGGCGCTCAAGGCGTCGGCCGAGAGCTGA